Within the Maribacter sp. BPC-D8 genome, the region GGAACCTCTAGAGTAATATCTGAGTTTTGCTTCCATGAACCTTGAAAGTAAGCCCAATCTGCCATTTTCATTGAAGAAGGGTCCTCAGTATTTGTTACTGTTACTACCGATCCTAAATCACTTGATGTTACATTAATAGAAGTATAGTAGGCATCGCCAAATTCGCTTTGCAATTCAGCTCCTAAAGATTGTATAGAAGCAGCATTCTCAGCGTAATCTGTTTTACCGTTGCCACAAGACATTAGCGTTAATAGACTTATAAAAAATATACTTTTTAAAACAGTTTTCATATTGTAATGGTTTATAGATTATTTTTTAAAAGTTCCAACTAATTACTATTTCTTATATTTCGCAGAAAGCTCTTTACAAACAGCAGTCAATGTATCTGTAACCTCATCGGTTAACTTACCTGCCTTCAAAGTATCAAGAACACCTCTATGCTTAGCGTTCAAAAACTCTAAGTAATCACGTTCAAATTCTTTTATTTTATTTACCGGAACATCTCTTAACAAGTTCTTAGAACCTGCGTAGATAATTGCAACCTGATCTTCAACAGTAAAAGGATCGTTCTGTGCTTGTTTTAATATTTCAACGTTTCTACGTCCTTTTTCAATAACGTTCAACGTAGCTGCATCTAAATCTGAACCGAATTTAGCAAACGCTTCCAATTCACGGAATTGTGCTTGATCCAATTTCAATGTACCTGCAACTTTCTTCATTGATTTAATCTGAGCGTTACCACCAACACGAGATACAGAAATACCTACGTTAATTGCTGGTCTTACACCTTGGTTGAATAAATCTTGCTCTAAGAATATCTGTCCGTCAGTAATAGAAATTACGTTTGTTGGGATATAAGCAGAAACATCACCTGCTTGTGTTTCAATAATAGGCAAAGCCGTTAAAGAACCACCACCTTTTACCATTGGCTTTAATACCTCTGGCAAATCGTTCATTTCTTTTGCGATATCATCATCATTGATAACTTTTGCTGCACGCTCCAATAATCTAGAGTGTAGGTAGAAAACATCACCTGGGTAAGCCTCACGTCCCGGTGGTCTTCTTAATAAAAGAGACACCTCACGATACGCAACCGCTTGTTTAGATAAATCATCATATATAATTAATGCAGGACGACCTGTATCACGGAAGTATTCTCCGATAGATGCTCCAGTAAATGGTGCATAAACCTGCATTGGTGCAGGATCAGATGCATTAGCAGCTACTATAGTAGTATATGCCATTGCTCCTTTATCTTCCAATACTTGAGCGATACCGGCAACAGTAGATGCTTTCTGACCTATGGCAACATAGATACAGTAAACAGGCTCACCAGCATCATAAAATTCTTTTTGGTTCAATATGGTATCGATACAAACTGTAGTCTTACCAGTTTGACGGTCACCAATAACAAGTTCTCTTTGACCTCTACCAACTGGGATCATCGCATCAATTGCTTTAATACCAGATTGCATTGGCTCAGTTACAGGCTCTCTGTAGATTACCCCTGGAGCTTTACGCTCTAATGGCATCTCATAAGTATCACCGGCAATAGGTCCTTTACCATCGATAGGGTTACCTAAAGTATCCACTACACGACCAACAATACCTTCACCAACTTTTACAGAAGCAATACGTTGTGTACGTTTTACCGTATCTCCCTCACCAACTGATTTAGAAGGTCCTAAAAGAACCACACCAACGTTGTCTTCTTCAAGGTTCAAAACGATACCTTCAAGTCCGCCTTCGAACTCAACTAATTCTCCGTATTGAGCATTAGCTAATCCGTAGATTCTTGCGATACCATCACCTACAGTTAATACAGTACCTACTTCGTCTAAAGTAGCGGTAGCATCAAATCCAGATAATTGTTTCTTTAAAATTGCTGATACTTCAGCGGCTTTTACTCCTGCCATATCTCACTTATTATATTACTGTAATATTTTTTACCAAGGACTATTGCCCTTTTTAATTAACTCTCCAATCAATTCAGTCAAAAACTCTTGCTTTGTAACCTTGCTTAATTGTCTTTTAGCTTTGTAATCAAAACTAGAACCGTTTTGCAATGTAACCATAACAGGTGATTGTATATCTGTTGTAGCCGTTGCAATTAAATTACCATCAACATCGTATACTTGTATTGGTGTTGATCTTGTTTCGTGATATTCATTAGGTGAAGTAACTGAACCAATTACTTCCGTTCCCATTCTACCACCTTTTGTAATACTTAAATCTTGTTGTACAAAAGGGTTGATTGCTGCTACTTTTGCTTCTAACTCTTTACCTTGGTTTTTAGCTTTATTAACAACTGCTTTTGCTTTACTTTCTGTTGTAGTCTCTAAAAATGCATTAATCTTATCAGTATTCACATTTCCAGCTAAATCAAAAAACTCAAGCTTATTAATTAAGAAACTAATGATTTTTTTCTTGGAAACTCCGTAATCAGGATCAATATCAATTGCATTGGTTTTTGACAAATCGGCATTAGATATTTCTAACCAACTTTCTTTAGCACCATTTGGCACTAACATTCTACCAATACTATTTATTTGAAGAAATAATTCTGATGAGTTTGTATTTGTAAAAGAATACAAAATATCATAATCACCCATTGTTTTTGTAGCTCTGTTTTCTGTTTCTATCTTAACAGGTATTGCTACTTTATCAATCAATATAATGTCTTTTTTGACACCTATCTTTTGAGCACTAACAGCTACGCTAAATAATAAAACAAGTCCAAAAACTATTCTATTCATATTATAGACTATTTGAAAATTCTCTTTTTAAATTATTAAGCTTGTTGCTTACGCTAGCATCATACTGTAAATCTCCAACTCTTAAGATGAAACCTCCAATGATACTTTCGTCAACTTTACTTTCAATGGTAACTTCATTACCGGTAAGTGCAGCAACTTTATTTAATATCTTTTTCTCCATTGCAGCATCTAAAGGAACAGCAGTTGTAACATACGCTACATCTTTACCCTTTAATTGCTCATTGATGATAATGTATTTTAAGGCAACTTCGTTTAGCATTCCTAAACGTTTGTTGTCTACCAACATATTAATAGCACCTTCTGTAATAGAATGACTACCCTTGAAAATTTCAAGTAATGCATTCTTTTTCATAGTACCAGAAACCACCGGACTAGCCAATACATCTCTAAGTTCTTTACTACCTGAAATAGTAGCGGCGATTGAACGCATATCTTTCTCAACAGCATCCAAGGCTTTGTTTTCCTTGGCCATATCCAATATTGCCTTTGCGTAACGTAATGCAGCTCTAGATTCGCTCATTATTTCTTTTAGTTAAGTTTTATATCGCTCAACATTGAATCAACCAATTTCAATTGCTTGTCATTGCTAGATAAATCTTCTTTCAATACTTTCTCTGCTATAGCTACAGACAATTCTGCAACTTGACTTTTAATGTCAGCAACAGCAGCTTTTTTCTCACTTTCGATTGCAGCTTGTGCTTGCTTCAACATTTTATCGCCTTCTAGCTTCGCTTGTTCTTTAGAGTCAGAAATCATTTTTTCTTTGATTTCACGCGCTTCTTTCAACATCCCCTCACGTTCAGCACGTGCTTCTTGAAGCATCTTCTCATTATCAGCTTGTAAGTTCTGCATATCGGTACGTGCTTTATCAGCAGCAGCCAATGCTTCTTCTATACCAGCTTCTCTTTCGTTCAACGAATTCAAAATTGGTTTCCAAGCAAATTTTACCATTAAGAAAATTAATGCCAATAATAATATTGTTTGAACAACAAACAAACCTGGTGAAAAATCGTTCAATAAAACTTCCATATCCTAATCTTTAAAATCTAAATCAATAATTAAAAAAACATTTCCTGTAACCAACCGTTACAGGAAAATGTCTTTGGGTTTTCGTGTTCTTATTTTCCTAAGAACAAAGCACCGAATGCTAAACCTTCTAAAAGTGCTGCAACAATAATCATCGCTGTTTGAATTTTTCCTGCCGCTTCTGGTTGACGAGCAATACCTTCCATTGCTTTACCACCGATTTGACCAAGACCTAAACCTGCTCCGATAACGATTAAACCTGCTCCAATTAAATTGTAAGTTACCATACTAATTGATTTATATAATTAAATTAAAAAAACTCTTGTTAAATAAAATCTCCTCTTACATCTTCAGCATCTGCTACTTCATGACCATGCGAATCATGCTCATGCTCGTGATCATGTTCTGCAACCGCCATACCTATAAATAAGGCTGAAAGTGCAGTAAAAATATATGCCTGTAAAAAGGCTACCAACACCTCAATAAGGGTGATGAAAAATGATAAAACCAAAGATAAACCTGTTGCACCAACAACACCTAAACTTTTCTTAAGTGTAAACATGATAGCAATTAAACTCATTACTACAATATGCCCTGCAGATATGTTTGCGAATAAACGTACTAATAAAGAGAAAGGCTTAATGATAAATGCACCAGCTAATTCTATAATAGCCAAAATAGGCTTCACGAAAACAGGTACACCTGGCATCCACAAAATGTGCATCCAATAATCTTTATTACCACTAACTGTATAGATAACCAAAGTAAATATTGCCAAACAAGCTGTTACTGCAATTTGACCCGTTACATTAAATCCGAATGGAGTAAGTCCCATTAAGTTTAGTATCCAAATAAAGAAGAATACTGTTAAAAGGTATCCTGTAAATTTTCTATAATGCTTTTCACCAATATTAGGTCTTGCGATCTCATCTCTTACATAAAGTACTAATGGCTCTAACACTCTACCAAAACCGGTAGGTATTTTTTTCTTTCCGTATTGTTTCGCCAGTGATGAAAAGGCCAATAACATTAATAGACCTACTAATAACACCCCAACAACACTTTTGGTAATAGAGAAATCTAATGCTTTATGAGCGTTAGTTGCATGGTGCTCCTCATCAAAACTAACTGATGTTGCGCCATTATCTAATTCGTATATTTTACTGTGAAGTTTAACAAATTTAGAGCCATTTCTTTCAACTACAACCTGCCCATTATCGTCATGATGAAATTCTGATGACATAAAAGTTGCCAATCCATTGTTCGACCAAAGAATTACAGGCAGCGGAAAACCAATGTGCTTTCTTTCGCCTGCATCATTAGAATATGAAAACAAATGAAAATCGTGAGAATCTTTAAGGTGGTGTAAAATATACTCATCTACCTGTTCCTTAGTACTCACTGTTCCTTCTGGTTCGGTATCAGATATAGCGAAACTTTGCAATGAAAAACAAAGTATTAGAAGTTGTAATAAGGTTTTAATCGTATTTGAAACTTGCATCATTAGTTCTTTATCAAAAAATTTAGCTCCTAGAAATTTTGCGCAAAAGTAGTTAATTATTGCATAATCTACCCAATTTTAAAGCTTTAAAATTTAGAGTCTTTTTTTGCGCATAATTTTCGAAATAAAAAACACTTCTAGAAACAAAAAAATTAGCACCGGTATAAGCAGCGCACCCCTATATATTTGAGGCATAATCAGTTCATCTAACAAGTATGGATAAAACAATATCGCGAAAACCATAATCTTAAAAACCAGTACACCCATATACATAAAACCTAATTGTTCAAAAAATGAATTGTTTTTTGAAGCAATTAAGAATATGACGACCAATGTTAAGGAAAACAGGAAGTGAAAAGTATATGCCTTGATCAAAAGCGGACCAAAATAAGTTGGTGCAGTCGATAGCACCAAATCTTGTAGAAAATAAGAAGTCGCGCCCACAACAGTGAACACGACTATATATAAAATGATATTTTTTAGCAACGTTTATTTATTTAACGCCATAACTTTTTTTATGACTAAATAGATCGACAAAAATACAGCAAGTAAAGTAAATGTGTCTTCTAAAAACGTTTTTTCAAATTTTTGATCTAACCACTCCCCTAAAAGATTACCCAAGAATATAGTGACACCCATTTGTATGGCAACACCAGATAAGCTTGCGGCATTTCTTAAAAGTTCAGAATTGTCATTACGAGGCTTTTGCGGCTCCATTATTAGAAGATTTTAAACCTGCAGCACCTTTACCGCCACCCATTGTACATGAGGCGTTAAACGTAGCACCTGGCTCAACAGCCAATTTATTTACCGATACTGTACCTTCTATTACTGCAGAAGATTTTAAAGATAACAGGTCAGACACCAAAAGTTCACCATTAAAGCTACCTTCTATATCTGCATTTACACATTCTACTTTACCATGAATGTAGCCATCTTTACCGATAACAACTTTACCTGAAGTTTTTACATTACCATCTAGCTTACCGTCTATACGAAAATCTGCTTCAGATATAATATCTCCTTTAATCTTGGTATTCTTCTCTATTCTGTTAGGTTGACCTCCTACTTCATTCATAACTCTAGGTTTTTGTCTGTCTGAAAACATTGTTCACGGTTTTGGGGTTAAAAGCGTATTTCTATAATCGATTATATTCTTGTGTACTTGTATAATCTTATAGTTCTCCGATAAAACTACAAAATTCTCATCAGCAACGAGGTAATCCTTATTGTTTTTTAGTAGCTCGGCATACCCAAGGGCAAAATCTTTAGATTTAAATCCGTGCACCACTACAAATTGGTTTTCTAGATTGTAAATATCTCTAGAAACTATATTTTTATATCTAAGGTCTATGATAGATTGCTCTAACAATTCTATTAACTTTAGTGCTTGTTCTGTATTACTTCTTTTAAACGGAAAAACTACTTTCCAGTTTGATGTTCCTTTTGAGTCTGTCTCAGGAGAAAACTCTTTTGGCTCTAACTTCGGAAGCTGCTCTGCTATCATTTGCTCAGCCTTTTTACCTTCTGGATTATTAGGATACGTCAGCGCCACATAATTCAATGCTTCTTTAAAAGGTTCAAAACCTTGAAGTCTACCAATTGCATTAGCCTTCAACATCTCAAATTTCGGAACAATTGGGTCGCCGGTGAATCTATTGATGTTTTGCTCTGCCCCAGTAATTACTTGTAAATACTGTTGTTCTTTATACTGTTTAAAAAGACTCTCATAGCGCTTCTCTGGACTATCAGAACTATCTGCTAGTACCGCTTGCGGATTTAATAAAATCTCAGCATATCTCGAATCGGCATGGTTGGCAATAATATCTGCCTTCATAGTCTCTTTCAACGGACTATCAACTTCTTCGTAAATTTTATATAAATTATATTTTGAAGGAAGAATCAATCGTTCTTCTGCATTAGATGCTAATACATCTTCCAATTTACCAGCTGCCAGAAGGTTTTCGTTGAACTTCTCTTTATATATCAATCCTAATTGATAGTTGGCGAAATTACGCTCTGTCTTTAAGCTATCAATAACAGCAACATCTGTAGGTAAACGATCCATGTAATAGTCTAATGAGAACTTCTCATCTTCACTTACCACACTTAAACTATCGTTAGCACTTGTTACATCTTGTAAAGCAACATTTTCGGTATTGATTACCGATTTGTCTGACCAACGCCAGTCATCTGTTAATTCTCTATTGCCCCAACGATTCTTAAAATCATTTTGACCGTAGCCTAAACTGGTAATATTATAGAAATAGAATTTACCCTTATTCTCTTTACCACCTTTACTATTACTAAATGCAGCAAAACCATCGGTGATTCTTTCTTTCTCTTTTTTCTGTGCAGCTTCTTTTGCCTTCTGTAATTCTTCAATATGCTTTCCGAAATAAGCCAATTGCTCTTCTTTAGGCATTTGATATATTGTAATTACGCTATCAGAATATTGAACAATGTCTTCGTATTTAATAACATCTTCTAAATTGTCGCGCTTCTTTTTAATAGAACGAAATTTCTTGGTGTTTTCATTAAGGTTGGTCAATACACTATCGTAATATGCACCAGCCGGTTTATAAACACTTTCATCAAAATTATATTCCGCTAAATTCTCATAATTAAGCGCATTCAATTTTGGCTTGTTTTGCGAAGCACGTAAAGACTTATTGAAATAAACCAATGCCAAACTATCAGACTCTTGCTTTAAATGAAACTCTGCCAATTGTCTATATATACCATCTAAATATGATCTATTCTCTCTATTCAGTTCTAATTTGGTCAAATACTCCAGTACCTCTTCTTTATTTTCAGCAGTAACCTCGGTATTCTTTAATTTTTCAATTTCAGCATTGATCATGTATACACGCGGCGACTTTCTATTTAATTCGATCACCTTGTCAAATGCGTAATTAGCACTGTCTTTAAAGCCCAATTGATTATACAACTGACCTATTATATAGTAGTATCTTCCTTTCTCAGGATTTTTTGTAGTGTAATGCGATGCTATTTTAAGATTTTGAACTGCCGTATCTGGTGCATTAAGATTAATAAACGCTTGCGCCATCATTGCTCTTGCATCGGCATATTCTTGTTCTTTTAAACGCTCATACTTCATTAAGCGTTTTAAGTTCTTAATGGCTAGATCATCATTTTCTAATCTGATGTTTACTTTCTCTCTCCAAATACTAGCTTCGTTTAGCTTATCGCTTTCAGAATATTTGTTTAGTACATAATTGAAAGATTCTAATGCAGGAATATAACGCTCATCGAAATACCTTGCTTTACCCAAAAGAAGAAAAGCTTCATCTATTTGTGGGTTTCGCTCTTCATCTTTAATATCCATACTATGGCGTTGAATTGCCTTAGTAGCTTTTTCTTCAGCAATAAGAAAATTAGGATTGTTGTCTTCTGAATCCAATTTAATTTCGCCGCTAACCTCTAAACGTTCTACAGGTAAGACTTCAAAATAATCGTCTTGATAGGTATCGTTCAAAGTTTCTCGACCTAGTTCAAAAGCAATATTACCATTATACAAGGTATTGTATTTGGTATTGAGCGCATGCCAGTTAC harbors:
- a CDS encoding AtpZ/AtpI family protein, which codes for MEPQKPRNDNSELLRNAASLSGVAIQMGVTIFLGNLLGEWLDQKFEKTFLEDTFTLLAVFLSIYLVIKKVMALNK
- a CDS encoding bactofilin family protein, whose amino-acid sequence is MFSDRQKPRVMNEVGGQPNRIEKNTKIKGDIISEADFRIDGKLDGNVKTSGKVVIGKDGYIHGKVECVNADIEGSFNGELLVSDLLSLKSSAVIEGTVSVNKLAVEPGATFNASCTMGGGKGAAGLKSSNNGAAKAS
- the atpB gene encoding F0F1 ATP synthase subunit A, whose product is MMQVSNTIKTLLQLLILCFSLQSFAISDTEPEGTVSTKEQVDEYILHHLKDSHDFHLFSYSNDAGERKHIGFPLPVILWSNNGLATFMSSEFHHDDNGQVVVERNGSKFVKLHSKIYELDNGATSVSFDEEHHATNAHKALDFSITKSVVGVLLVGLLMLLAFSSLAKQYGKKKIPTGFGRVLEPLVLYVRDEIARPNIGEKHYRKFTGYLLTVFFFIWILNLMGLTPFGFNVTGQIAVTACLAIFTLVIYTVSGNKDYWMHILWMPGVPVFVKPILAIIELAGAFIIKPFSLLVRLFANISAGHIVVMSLIAIMFTLKKSLGVVGATGLSLVLSFFITLIEVLVAFLQAYIFTALSALFIGMAVAEHDHEHEHDSHGHEVADAEDVRGDFI
- a CDS encoding tetratricopeptide repeat protein, with amino-acid sequence MLFNACSVKKDKFVNRNWHALNTKYNTLYNGNIAFELGRETLNDTYQDDYFEVLPVERLEVSGEIKLDSEDNNPNFLIAEEKATKAIQRHSMDIKDEERNPQIDEAFLLLGKARYFDERYIPALESFNYVLNKYSESDKLNEASIWREKVNIRLENDDLAIKNLKRLMKYERLKEQEYADARAMMAQAFINLNAPDTAVQNLKIASHYTTKNPEKGRYYYIIGQLYNQLGFKDSANYAFDKVIELNRKSPRVYMINAEIEKLKNTEVTAENKEEVLEYLTKLELNRENRSYLDGIYRQLAEFHLKQESDSLALVYFNKSLRASQNKPKLNALNYENLAEYNFDESVYKPAGAYYDSVLTNLNENTKKFRSIKKKRDNLEDVIKYEDIVQYSDSVITIYQMPKEEQLAYFGKHIEELQKAKEAAQKKEKERITDGFAAFSNSKGGKENKGKFYFYNITSLGYGQNDFKNRWGNRELTDDWRWSDKSVINTENVALQDVTSANDSLSVVSEDEKFSLDYYMDRLPTDVAVIDSLKTERNFANYQLGLIYKEKFNENLLAAGKLEDVLASNAEERLILPSKYNLYKIYEEVDSPLKETMKADIIANHADSRYAEILLNPQAVLADSSDSPEKRYESLFKQYKEQQYLQVITGAEQNINRFTGDPIVPKFEMLKANAIGRLQGFEPFKEALNYVALTYPNNPEGKKAEQMIAEQLPKLEPKEFSPETDSKGTSNWKVVFPFKRSNTEQALKLIELLEQSIIDLRYKNIVSRDIYNLENQFVVVHGFKSKDFALGYAELLKNNKDYLVADENFVVLSENYKIIQVHKNIIDYRNTLLTPKP
- the atpE gene encoding ATP synthase F0 subunit C — protein: MVTYNLIGAGLIVIGAGLGLGQIGGKAMEGIARQPEAAGKIQTAMIIVAALLEGLAFGALFLGK
- a CDS encoding DUF6168 family protein — its product is MLKNIILYIVVFTVVGATSYFLQDLVLSTAPTYFGPLLIKAYTFHFLFSLTLVVIFLIASKNNSFFEQLGFMYMGVLVFKIMVFAILFYPYLLDELIMPQIYRGALLIPVLIFLFLEVFFISKIMRKKRL
- the atpA gene encoding F0F1 ATP synthase subunit alpha, translated to MAGVKAAEVSAILKKQLSGFDATATLDEVGTVLTVGDGIARIYGLANAQYGELVEFEGGLEGIVLNLEEDNVGVVLLGPSKSVGEGDTVKRTQRIASVKVGEGIVGRVVDTLGNPIDGKGPIAGDTYEMPLERKAPGVIYREPVTEPMQSGIKAIDAMIPVGRGQRELVIGDRQTGKTTVCIDTILNQKEFYDAGEPVYCIYVAIGQKASTVAGIAQVLEDKGAMAYTTIVAANASDPAPMQVYAPFTGASIGEYFRDTGRPALIIYDDLSKQAVAYREVSLLLRRPPGREAYPGDVFYLHSRLLERAAKVINDDDIAKEMNDLPEVLKPMVKGGGSLTALPIIETQAGDVSAYIPTNVISITDGQIFLEQDLFNQGVRPAINVGISVSRVGGNAQIKSMKKVAGTLKLDQAQFRELEAFAKFGSDLDAATLNVIEKGRRNVEILKQAQNDPFTVEDQVAIIYAGSKNLLRDVPVNKIKEFERDYLEFLNAKHRGVLDTLKAGKLTDEVTDTLTAVCKELSAKYKK
- a CDS encoding F0F1 ATP synthase subunit B, translating into MEVLLNDFSPGLFVVQTILLLALIFLMVKFAWKPILNSLNEREAGIEEALAAADKARTDMQNLQADNEKMLQEARAEREGMLKEAREIKEKMISDSKEQAKLEGDKMLKQAQAAIESEKKAAVADIKSQVAELSVAIAEKVLKEDLSSNDKQLKLVDSMLSDIKLN
- the atpH gene encoding ATP synthase F1 subunit delta; this translates as MSESRAALRYAKAILDMAKENKALDAVEKDMRSIAATISGSKELRDVLASPVVSGTMKKNALLEIFKGSHSITEGAINMLVDNKRLGMLNEVALKYIIINEQLKGKDVAYVTTAVPLDAAMEKKILNKVAALTGNEVTIESKVDESIIGGFILRVGDLQYDASVSNKLNNLKREFSNSL